GACCTGGGTCCCATCCCCATAAACCGGCAGTGGTTTACCGGCGATCGCATTCAGGATCGCCAGCGGAATCAGTTTCTCAGGGAAATGGTAAGGGCCATAGTTGTTGGAGCAGTTGGTGATAATGGTCGGCAGACCGTAGGTGCGCAGCCAGGCGCGTACAAGATGGTCGCTGGCGGCTTTAGACGCCGAGTAAGGGCTGCTCGGCGCATAAGGCGTCGTTTCCGTAAACAGATCGTCAGTACCGTGCAAATCGCCAAACACTTCATCGGTTGAGATGTGGTGAAAGCGGAACGCTTCTTTTGCCGCCGCCGCCATACTTTGCCAATAGCAGCGTGCCGCTTCCAGTAGATTGTAAGTGCCCACTATATTAGTTTCGATGAATGCCGCCGGAGCATCAATAGAGCGATCGACATGACTTTCCGCCGCCAGATGCATCACCCTCTCAGGCTGATAGTCGGCAAACACCCGATCCAGCGCCGCCCGATCGCCAATATCAACCGGTTCAAAAGCAAAACGGTCGCTGCCCACTACCGGCGCCAGAGAAGACAGGTTGCCGGCGTAGGTGAGTTTGTCCACCACCACTACGCTATCCGGCGTTTCGGTCAGAATATGCCTTACCAACGCTGAACCAATAAATCCGGCACCGCCGGTAATTAAAACGCGTTTCAACGCCACACTCCTTTTGTATCAATCACCCACTTTTGTTTGATCTCTTCGGGGTTTATCGTTTTAAACTGTCGGTGATCGACCAGCATCACCAGCACATCGGCATC
This is a stretch of genomic DNA from Brenneria rubrifaciens. It encodes these proteins:
- the rffG gene encoding dTDP-glucose 4,6-dehydratase, whose protein sequence is MKRVLITGGAGFIGSALVRHILTETPDSVVVVDKLTYAGNLSSLAPVVGSDRFAFEPVDIGDRAALDRVFADYQPERVMHLAAESHVDRSIDAPAAFIETNIVGTYNLLEAARCYWQSMAAAAKEAFRFHHISTDEVFGDLHGTDDLFTETTPYAPSSPYSASKAASDHLVRAWLRTYGLPTIITNCSNNYGPYHFPEKLIPLAILNAIAGKPLPVYGDGTQVRDWLFVEDHARALYKVATEGKVGETYNIGGHNERRNIEVVQTICDLLEQLAPNKPAGVQRYRDLITYVKDRPGHDMRYAIDAGKIERELGWRPQETFETGMRKTVNWYLDNEPWWRSVQDGSYTGERLGLKAD